A single genomic interval of Brevibacillus brevis harbors:
- the fusA gene encoding elongation factor G, producing MAREFSLPNTRNIGIMAHIDAGKTTTTERILFYTGRVHKIGEVHEGAATMDWMEQEQERGITITSAATTAQWAGHRINIIDTPGHVDFTVEVERSLRVLDGAVTVFDAKGGVEPQTETVWRQADRYGVPRMCYINKMDIMGANFDMCLGQIKSRLGANPVAIQYPIGAEDQFKGMVDLIEMKAIVYTDDLGKTSDSAEIPADILARCEELRMAMVEAAAEQDEELMMKYLEGEELTNDEIRAALRKGTIECKLTPVMCGSSYKNKGVQPMLDNVVAYLPSPVDIPAIKGTLPDTEEEVDRPADDNGPFSALAFKIMTDPYVGRLTFFRVYSGVLNSGSYVLNSTKGKRERVGRILQMHANHREEITTVYSGDIAAAVGLKDTTTGDTLCDEKAPVILESMDFPEPVISVAIEPKSKADQDKMGIGLSKLAEEDPTFRTRTDEETGQTIISGMGELHLEIIVDRLKREFKVESNVGAPQVAYRETFRNTAKVEGKFVRQSGGRGQYGHVWVEFAPLEPGQGFQFENKIVGGVVPREYIPAVQAGIEESMKNGVIAGFPLVDIKATIVDGSYHDVDSNEMAFKVAGSLALKEAAKKCGAVLLEPIMKVEVTMPEEYMGDVMGDLNSRRGRIEGMEARANAQVIRAMVPLSEMFGYSTILRSRTQGRGVYSMVIDHYEEVPKFIAEEIIKKSKGE from the coding sequence ATGGCTCGCGAGTTCTCTTTGCCGAATACGCGTAATATCGGTATCATGGCTCACATCGATGCTGGTAAGACGACGACTACTGAGCGTATTCTGTTCTACACTGGTCGTGTTCACAAAATTGGTGAGGTGCACGAAGGTGCAGCTACCATGGACTGGATGGAACAAGAGCAAGAGCGCGGTATTACCATTACTTCGGCTGCTACTACTGCTCAATGGGCTGGTCATCGTATCAACATCATTGATACACCAGGTCACGTAGACTTCACTGTAGAAGTTGAGCGCTCCCTGCGCGTTCTTGACGGTGCTGTAACCGTTTTTGACGCAAAAGGTGGCGTTGAGCCGCAAACCGAAACAGTATGGCGCCAAGCTGACCGCTATGGCGTACCGCGCATGTGCTACATCAACAAAATGGATATCATGGGTGCTAACTTTGATATGTGCTTGGGTCAGATCAAATCTCGCCTGGGTGCAAATCCAGTAGCTATCCAATATCCAATCGGTGCAGAAGATCAATTCAAAGGTATGGTTGACCTGATTGAAATGAAGGCAATCGTATATACTGATGACTTGGGTAAAACTTCTGACTCCGCTGAAATTCCTGCTGACATTCTGGCACGTTGCGAAGAACTTCGCATGGCTATGGTTGAAGCAGCAGCTGAACAAGACGAAGAGCTCATGATGAAGTACTTGGAAGGCGAAGAGCTGACCAACGACGAAATTCGTGCTGCTCTGCGTAAGGGTACTATCGAGTGCAAACTGACGCCGGTAATGTGCGGTTCTTCTTACAAGAACAAAGGTGTTCAGCCTATGCTGGACAACGTAGTTGCTTACCTGCCGTCTCCGGTAGATATCCCTGCAATTAAAGGTACATTGCCAGATACTGAAGAAGAAGTTGATCGTCCAGCTGACGACAACGGTCCGTTCTCTGCTCTTGCGTTCAAGATCATGACTGACCCGTATGTTGGTCGTTTGACTTTCTTCCGCGTATACTCCGGTGTACTGAACTCCGGTTCTTACGTTCTCAACTCTACCAAGGGTAAACGTGAGCGCGTTGGTCGTATCCTGCAAATGCACGCAAACCACCGTGAAGAGATCACAACGGTTTACTCCGGTGACATTGCTGCAGCTGTAGGTTTGAAAGATACAACAACTGGTGATACTCTGTGTGATGAAAAGGCTCCTGTAATTCTTGAGTCTATGGACTTCCCAGAGCCAGTTATTTCTGTTGCGATTGAACCAAAATCCAAAGCAGACCAAGACAAGATGGGTATCGGCCTGTCCAAGCTGGCTGAAGAGGATCCAACGTTCAGAACTCGCACAGATGAAGAGACTGGTCAAACAATCATCTCCGGTATGGGTGAGCTTCACCTGGAGATTATCGTAGACCGTCTGAAACGCGAATTTAAAGTCGAGTCGAACGTTGGTGCTCCACAGGTTGCTTACCGTGAAACATTCCGTAACACAGCCAAAGTGGAAGGTAAATTCGTTCGTCAGTCCGGTGGTCGTGGTCAATACGGTCACGTTTGGGTGGAATTCGCTCCTCTCGAGCCGGGTCAAGGCTTCCAATTCGAAAACAAAATCGTTGGTGGTGTAGTACCACGCGAATACATCCCTGCTGTTCAAGCGGGTATCGAAGAGTCTATGAAAAATGGTGTTATCGCTGGCTTCCCGCTGGTTGATATCAAAGCTACTATCGTAGACGGTAGCTACCATGATGTTGACTCCAACGAGATGGCATTTAAAGTAGCAGGTTCTCTCGCTCTGAAAGAAGCTGCGAAAAAATGTGGCGCTGTACTGCTCGAGCCAATCATGAAAGTAGAAGTTACAATGCCAGAAGAGTACATGGGCGACGTTATGGGCGACCTGAACTCCCGCCGCGGTCGTATCGAAGGTATGGAAGCTCGTGCAAATGCACAAGTAATCCGTGCAATGGTACCACTGTCCGAGATGTTTGGTTACTCCACAATTCTTCGTTCCCGTACCCAGGGCCGTGGCGTTTACTCCATGGTGATCGACCACTACGAAGAAGTACCTAAATTTATCGCTGAAGAGATCATCAAGAAATCTAAAGGCGAATAA